In one window of Streptomyces griseus subsp. griseus DNA:
- a CDS encoding HAD family hydrolase — protein sequence MTFPFKLVATDLDGTLLRGDETVSERTREALAAATSAGAAHIVVTGRSVPWTRHILDDLGYDGLAVCGQGAQVYHAGEHKLLTSLTLDRQLAGLALSKVEAEVGPLALAASRDGLEGEVLVGPGYKVHEGRLPYVFVEDASEMWAAPLNKVYLQHPQLDDDDLATAARAAVGNLVDVVMAGPGVVEILPLGLSKATGLSLAARRLGVKAADTIAFGDMPNDIPMFGWARHGVAMANAHETLKAVAHEITASNEDDGIAVVLEELLRTGSLATPH from the coding sequence GTGACCTTCCCCTTCAAGCTCGTCGCGACCGACCTCGACGGCACCCTGCTGCGCGGGGACGAGACGGTCTCCGAGCGCACGCGCGAGGCACTCGCCGCCGCCACGTCGGCCGGTGCCGCGCACATCGTCGTCACCGGGCGCTCGGTCCCCTGGACCCGGCACATCCTGGACGACCTCGGCTACGACGGCCTCGCCGTCTGCGGCCAGGGCGCGCAGGTCTACCACGCGGGCGAGCACAAGCTGCTGACCTCGCTCACCTTGGACCGGCAGCTCGCCGGACTCGCGCTCTCCAAGGTCGAGGCGGAGGTCGGCCCGCTCGCACTGGCCGCCAGCCGCGACGGCCTGGAGGGCGAGGTGCTGGTCGGCCCCGGGTACAAGGTGCACGAGGGGCGGCTGCCGTACGTCTTCGTGGAGGACGCCTCCGAGATGTGGGCGGCCCCGCTGAACAAGGTCTACCTCCAGCACCCGCAGCTGGACGACGACGACCTGGCCACCGCGGCCCGCGCCGCCGTCGGCAATCTGGTCGACGTGGTCATGGCGGGCCCCGGCGTCGTGGAGATCCTCCCGCTCGGGCTGAGCAAGGCGACCGGCCTCTCGCTGGCCGCCCGCCGGCTCGGGGTGAAGGCCGCCGACACCATCGCCTTCGGTGACATGCCGAACGACATCCCGATGTTCGGCTGGGCGCGGCACGGTGTGGCCATGGCCAACGCCCACGAGACCCTGAAGGCCGTGGCGCACGAGATCACCGCCTCCAACGAGGACGACGGCATCGCGGTGGTCCTGGAGGAGCTGCTCCGCACGGGCTCTCTCGCAACGCCGCACTGA
- the serS gene encoding serine--tRNA ligase yields the protein MIDLRLLREDPDRVRASQRARGEDVALVDALLSADELRRSSGVRFDELRSEQKQLGKLIPKATPEERAELLKKADQLKADVKAADAAQDEADAEAKRLLLQLGNIVHEDVPVGGEEDFVVLETHGTIRDFGAEGFEPKDHLELGEALGAIDMERGAKVSGSRFYYLTGVGALLELALVNAAIAQATEAGFIPMLTPALVRPRAMEGTGFLGQAAENVYHLEKDDYYLVGTSEVPLAAYHMDEIVEADKLPLRYAGFSPCFRREAGTYGKDTRGIFRVHQFDKVEMFSYVDPADAEAEHRRLLEWEKQWLTGLELPFQVIDVATGDLGASASRKFDCEAWIPTQGKYRELTSASNCDSFQARRLSVRMREGKKVQPLATLNGTLCAVPRTIVALLENHQLPDGSVRVPEVLRPYLGGREVLEPVAK from the coding sequence GTGATTGACCTTCGCCTGCTCCGTGAGGACCCCGACCGTGTTCGCGCCTCCCAGCGCGCCCGTGGAGAGGACGTCGCGCTCGTCGACGCCCTGCTCTCCGCCGACGAGCTGCGCAGGTCGTCCGGCGTCCGCTTCGACGAACTCCGCTCCGAGCAGAAGCAGCTCGGCAAGCTGATCCCCAAGGCCACCCCCGAGGAGCGCGCCGAGCTCCTCAAGAAGGCCGATCAGCTCAAGGCCGACGTCAAGGCGGCCGACGCCGCCCAGGACGAGGCCGACGCAGAGGCCAAGCGGCTGCTCCTCCAGCTCGGCAACATCGTCCACGAGGACGTGCCGGTCGGTGGCGAGGAGGACTTCGTCGTCCTGGAGACGCACGGCACCATCCGCGACTTCGGTGCCGAGGGCTTCGAGCCCAAGGACCACCTGGAGCTCGGCGAGGCGCTCGGCGCCATCGACATGGAGCGCGGGGCCAAGGTCTCCGGCTCGCGGTTCTACTACCTCACGGGCGTCGGCGCCCTGCTGGAGCTCGCCCTCGTCAACGCGGCGATCGCCCAGGCCACCGAGGCCGGCTTCATCCCGATGCTGACCCCCGCGCTGGTCCGCCCGCGCGCCATGGAGGGCACCGGCTTCCTCGGCCAGGCCGCGGAGAACGTGTACCACCTGGAGAAGGACGACTACTACCTGGTCGGCACCTCGGAGGTGCCGCTCGCGGCGTACCACATGGACGAGATCGTGGAGGCGGACAAGCTGCCCCTGCGCTACGCGGGCTTCTCCCCCTGCTTCCGCCGCGAGGCCGGGACGTACGGCAAGGACACCCGCGGCATCTTCCGCGTCCACCAGTTCGACAAGGTCGAGATGTTCTCGTACGTCGACCCGGCCGACGCCGAGGCCGAGCACCGCAGGCTCCTGGAGTGGGAGAAGCAGTGGCTCACCGGCCTGGAGCTGCCCTTCCAGGTCATCGACGTCGCCACCGGTGACCTCGGCGCCTCGGCCTCGCGCAAGTTCGACTGCGAGGCGTGGATCCCGACCCAGGGCAAATACCGCGAGCTGACCTCCGCGTCGAACTGCGACAGCTTCCAGGCCCGCCGCCTCTCCGTCCGGATGCGCGAGGGCAAGAAGGTCCAGCCGCTGGCCACGCTGAACGGCACCCTCTGCGCCGTACCGCGCACGATCGTGGCGCTCCTGGAGAACCACCAGCTGCCCGACGGTTCGGTCCGGGTCCCCGAAGTGCTCCGTCCGTACCTGGGCGGGCGCGAGGTCCTGGAACCGGTCGCCAAGTGA
- the pheA gene encoding prephenate dehydratase, with protein sequence MSATRYAYLGPEGTFTEVALRTLPEAATRELVPMVSVPAALDAVRNGEAAAALVPIENSVEGGITATLDELTSGEPLMIYREVLLSITFALLVRPGTKLSDIKTVTAHPAAQPQVRNWMAAHLPQAVWESAASNADGARLVQEGRYDAAFAGEFAAATYGLEPLVTEIHDAENAQTRFVLVGRPARPSAPTGADKTSVVIWLGDDHPGALLELLQEFAVRGVNLMLIQSRPTGEGIGNYCFAVDAEGHIADRRVGEALMGLKRICPKVRFLGSYPRAGVSADEVRPLRAGTSDSAFTEASDWLARSQDGRI encoded by the coding sequence ATGTCAGCCACGCGCTACGCCTATCTCGGTCCCGAAGGCACCTTCACCGAGGTCGCCCTCCGCACGCTCCCGGAAGCCGCCACCCGTGAGCTCGTCCCGATGGTCTCCGTACCGGCGGCCCTGGACGCCGTACGCAACGGGGAGGCGGCGGCGGCCCTCGTGCCGATCGAGAACTCCGTCGAGGGCGGCATCACGGCCACCCTCGACGAGCTGACCAGCGGCGAGCCGCTGATGATCTACCGCGAGGTGCTGCTCTCCATCACCTTCGCGCTGCTCGTACGGCCGGGCACCAAGCTGTCGGACATCAAGACGGTCACCGCGCACCCGGCCGCCCAGCCGCAGGTCCGCAACTGGATGGCCGCCCACCTCCCGCAGGCCGTGTGGGAGTCGGCGGCGTCCAACGCCGACGGCGCCCGGCTGGTCCAGGAAGGGCGCTACGACGCCGCGTTCGCCGGTGAGTTCGCCGCCGCCACCTATGGCCTCGAACCGCTGGTCACGGAGATCCACGACGCGGAGAACGCCCAGACCCGCTTCGTCCTGGTCGGCCGCCCGGCCCGGCCGTCCGCCCCGACCGGGGCCGACAAGACGTCCGTGGTGATCTGGCTGGGCGACGACCACCCCGGTGCGCTGCTGGAGCTGCTCCAGGAGTTCGCGGTACGCGGCGTCAACCTGATGCTGATCCAGTCCCGCCCCACCGGCGAGGGGATCGGCAACTACTGCTTCGCCGTGGACGCCGAGGGGCACATCGCGGACCGGCGGGTGGGGGAGGCGCTGATGGGGCTGAAGCGGATCTGCCCGAAGGTGCGGTTCCTCGGTTCGTATCCGCGGGCCGGCGTCTCGGCGGACGAGGTCCGGCCGCTGCGGGCGGGCACCTCGGACAGCGCCTTCACCGAGGCCTCGGACTGGCTGGCGCGCAGCCAGGACGGCCGGATCTGA
- the efeB gene encoding iron uptake transporter deferrochelatase/peroxidase subunit: MGAAGATGLVLGAAGGAAGYAATRPDPPAALTTVGSTEAMFHGKHQPGITTPLQARGHLVAFDLVPGAGRKEAVALMRRWSAVARELMAGRPAGGAADGPGHDTGIALDAGPSSLTVTFGFGRTFFARTGLTSRLPAGLDPLPAFSSDQLDAKRSDGDLWVQIGADDALVAFHALRAVQKESAGTAKVRWQMNGFNRTPGATSRPMTARNLMGQLDGTGNPKPADEDFERRVFVPASPGTPHTWLEGGSYAVVRRIRMLLDDWEKLPVDRQERVIGRRKADGAPLSGGSGTTEMDLDKAGPDGRLLIPDNAHARISSPEKNGGAAMLRRPFSYHDGIAEDGTPDAGLLFVCWQADPFKGFVPVQRKLDRGDALSPFIRHEASGLFAVPGGAAEGEYVGQRLLEG, from the coding sequence ATGGGCGCGGCGGGCGCCACCGGGCTGGTGCTCGGCGCGGCGGGCGGGGCGGCCGGGTACGCCGCGACCCGCCCCGATCCGCCGGCCGCCCTGACCACCGTCGGGTCCACCGAGGCGATGTTTCACGGGAAACATCAACCGGGGATCACCACTCCGCTTCAGGCCCGGGGCCATCTCGTCGCCTTCGACCTGGTGCCGGGCGCGGGCCGCAAGGAGGCCGTGGCCCTGATGCGGCGCTGGTCGGCGGTGGCGCGTGAGCTGATGGCGGGCCGTCCTGCGGGGGGCGCGGCGGACGGGCCGGGCCACGACACCGGCATCGCGCTGGACGCGGGCCCCTCCTCCCTCACGGTCACCTTCGGCTTCGGCCGTACGTTCTTCGCGCGTACGGGTCTCACCTCGCGGCTGCCCGCGGGACTCGACCCGCTGCCCGCGTTCTCCTCCGACCAGCTGGACGCCAAGCGCTCCGACGGCGACCTCTGGGTGCAGATCGGCGCCGACGACGCCCTGGTCGCCTTCCACGCTCTACGGGCCGTACAGAAGGAGAGCGCGGGAACAGCAAAGGTGCGCTGGCAGATGAACGGCTTCAACCGCACCCCTGGGGCCACCTCCCGGCCGATGACCGCCCGTAACCTGATGGGCCAGCTCGACGGGACCGGCAACCCGAAGCCGGCCGACGAGGACTTCGAGCGCCGCGTCTTCGTGCCCGCCTCCCCCGGCACCCCGCACACGTGGCTGGAGGGCGGTTCTTACGCCGTCGTCCGCCGGATCAGGATGCTGCTGGACGACTGGGAGAAGCTTCCGGTGGACCGGCAGGAGCGGGTCATCGGGCGGCGCAAGGCGGACGGGGCCCCGCTGAGCGGCGGCAGCGGGACCACGGAGATGGACCTCGACAAGGCGGGCCCTGACGGCCGGCTCCTGATCCCCGACAACGCGCACGCCCGGATCTCCTCCCCCGAGAAGAACGGCGGGGCCGCCATGCTGCGGCGCCCGTTCTCGTACCACGACGGGATCGCGGAGGACGGCACCCCGGACGCCGGGCTGCTCTTCGTCTGCTGGCAGGCGGACCCGTTCAAGGGGTTCGTGCCCGTGCAGCGCAAACTCGACCGGGGCGACGCGCTGTCCCCGTTCATCCGGCACGAGGCGAGCGGGCTGTTCGCGGTGCCGGGCGGGGCGGCGGAGGGCGAGTACGTGGGGCAGCGGCTGCTGGAGGGGTGA
- a CDS encoding copper resistance CopC/CopD family protein: MTTATAPHPGASPIRRPFAAAALVAALVSLVLGLMLAGAGPASAHAALTGSDPQDGAVVATAPKEVTLTFSEAIAVGDGSIRVLDPSSKRADTGAEPKDLSDGSTVRYGVELHSGLPDGTYTVAWQAISADSHPISGAFTFSIGAPSETTVALPSEEVGGGPVGTVYGIARYAAYAGFTLLVGGSAFVLGCWPRGASARPMQRLVVRGWLTLTAATLVMLLLRNPYTGSGKFADAFDLDGLQAVLDTKPGAALVSRLLLLGAAALFIAVLFGTYARREDAVEKKDLTFGLAIGGGVVAAGIAATWAMSEHASTGIQAGIAMPVDVLHLLAVAAWLGGLVALLVALYRTPDIGSGAVRRFSRVAFGSVLVLAATGIYQSWRQVGSWPALTGTRYGQLLIAKVVLIAVLLAVAWFSRRWTGRLTDAVAGEAVEEVAGPVAAPDGVGPERAAQLARQQAVLTATKKKRIRDADPERSGLRRSVLAEAAIAVVLLAVTTVLTSTEPGRTEVEAKGAASTAPAPAAGPVNLSMPFDTGGQNGKGTVRIDIDPGRSGSNEMHVWVDGGDGKPMDVPEVKVALTLEAQEIGPLPVVPDRLAEGHWSASGVQIPMAGEWKVDVTVRTSDIDQVTIDKNVKIG; the protein is encoded by the coding sequence GTGACGACTGCCACCGCCCCGCACCCCGGAGCGTCCCCGATACGGCGGCCGTTCGCCGCCGCCGCGCTCGTCGCCGCCCTGGTCAGCCTGGTCCTCGGGCTGATGCTGGCCGGCGCCGGGCCCGCGTCCGCGCACGCCGCCCTCACCGGGAGCGACCCGCAGGACGGGGCGGTGGTGGCCACCGCGCCCAAGGAGGTCACCCTCACCTTCTCCGAGGCGATCGCCGTCGGCGACGGGTCGATCAGGGTCCTGGACCCCAGCAGCAAGCGCGCCGACACCGGCGCCGAGCCGAAGGACCTGTCCGACGGCTCCACCGTCCGCTACGGCGTCGAACTCCACTCCGGCCTGCCGGACGGCACCTACACCGTGGCCTGGCAGGCCATCTCCGCCGACAGCCACCCCATCTCCGGCGCCTTCACGTTCTCCATCGGCGCCCCCTCCGAGACCACCGTGGCCCTGCCCTCCGAGGAGGTGGGCGGCGGTCCGGTCGGCACGGTCTACGGCATCGCGCGGTACGCCGCGTACGCCGGGTTCACCCTGCTCGTGGGCGGCTCGGCCTTCGTCCTGGGCTGCTGGCCCCGGGGCGCGTCCGCCCGGCCCATGCAGCGGCTCGTGGTGCGCGGCTGGCTCACCCTGACCGCGGCGACCCTGGTCATGCTGCTGCTGCGCAACCCGTACACCGGCAGCGGGAAGTTCGCCGACGCCTTCGACCTGGACGGGCTCCAGGCCGTCCTGGACACCAAGCCGGGCGCCGCCCTCGTCTCGCGGCTGCTGCTGCTCGGCGCGGCCGCCCTGTTCATCGCCGTCCTGTTCGGTACGTACGCGCGGCGCGAGGACGCCGTCGAGAAGAAGGACCTCACCTTCGGCCTGGCCATCGGCGGCGGAGTCGTCGCGGCGGGCATCGCCGCCACCTGGGCCATGTCCGAGCACGCCTCGACCGGCATCCAGGCGGGGATCGCCATGCCGGTGGACGTCCTGCACCTGCTGGCCGTGGCCGCCTGGCTCGGCGGTCTGGTCGCGCTCCTGGTGGCGCTGTACCGGACGCCGGACATCGGCAGCGGTGCCGTACGACGGTTCTCCCGGGTCGCGTTCGGCAGCGTCCTCGTGCTGGCGGCGACCGGGATCTACCAGTCGTGGCGGCAGGTCGGCTCCTGGCCGGCGCTGACCGGGACGCGGTACGGGCAGCTGCTGATCGCCAAGGTCGTGCTGATCGCGGTCCTGCTCGCCGTGGCGTGGTTCTCGCGGCGGTGGACGGGACGGCTGACGGATGCCGTGGCCGGCGAGGCCGTCGAGGAGGTTGCCGGTCCGGTGGCGGCTCCGGACGGCGTCGGCCCCGAGCGCGCCGCCCAACTGGCCCGTCAGCAGGCCGTCCTGACCGCCACGAAGAAGAAGCGGATACGGGACGCCGACCCGGAGCGTTCCGGGCTGCGCCGCTCGGTCCTGGCCGAGGCGGCGATCGCCGTGGTCCTGCTGGCCGTCACCACCGTGCTGACGTCGACCGAGCCGGGCCGTACGGAGGTGGAGGCCAAGGGCGCCGCCAGCACGGCACCCGCCCCCGCGGCGGGGCCCGTCAACCTGAGCATGCCCTTCGACACCGGCGGTCAGAACGGCAAGGGGACCGTCCGGATCGACATCGACCCCGGGCGCTCCGGCTCCAACGAGATGCACGTGTGGGTCGACGGCGGTGACGGCAAGCCGATGGACGTCCCGGAGGTGAAGGTGGCCCTCACCCTGGAGGCGCAGGAGATCGGCCCGCTTCCGGTCGTACCGGACCGGCTCGCCGAGGGGCACTGGTCGGCGAGCGGCGTCCAGATCCCGATGGCGGGGGAGTGGAAGGTCGACGTGACGGTACGCACGTCCGACATCGACCAGGTCACCATCGACAAGAACGTGAAGATCGGCTGA
- a CDS encoding copper chaperone PCu(A)C, with product MTRRTVLACALALTTGLALAGCSTGSDGPELKVVGAYLPQPVSDMAAGFLVVQNSGSSADRLTSVTSPLSDDVTIHETKNQQMREVSSFEVPANGELDLERGGNHIMFMNLKKKPKQGEKVSVELHFEKAGPIKVDLPVKETTHNPKKQ from the coding sequence GTGACCCGCCGCACGGTCCTCGCCTGCGCCCTCGCCCTCACCACGGGGCTGGCGCTGGCCGGGTGCTCCACCGGGAGCGACGGACCCGAGCTGAAGGTCGTCGGCGCGTATCTGCCGCAGCCCGTCAGCGACATGGCCGCCGGCTTCCTCGTCGTACAGAACAGCGGGTCCTCCGCCGACCGGCTCACCTCGGTCACCAGCCCGCTCTCCGACGACGTCACGATCCACGAGACGAAGAACCAGCAGATGCGCGAGGTCTCGTCGTTCGAGGTACCGGCCAACGGCGAGCTGGACCTCGAACGCGGCGGCAACCACATCATGTTCATGAATCTCAAGAAGAAGCCCAAGCAGGGCGAGAAGGTCTCCGTCGAGCTGCACTTCGAGAAGGCCGGCCCCATCAAGGTCGACCTGCCGGTGAAGGAAACGACCCACAACCCGAAGAAGCAGTGA
- a CDS encoding SCO family protein, with protein sequence MRNRNAVTAVAFAAAAVLALSACGTGDSKTDSSSIADVKASPKTQAATVLDRPFTKPNLVLTDTNGKEYDFREATKGKPTLIYFGYTNCPDVCPLTMSNISIAKRDLPKADQDKLQVVFVTTDPERDTPASLGKWLKAQDPTFTGLTGDFPTIQAGARQIGIGIEPATKDENGNPVSMHGAQVVAFSPKTDGGYVLYGEDTTAEEYAKDLPKLIKGENP encoded by the coding sequence ATGCGCAACAGAAACGCAGTGACGGCCGTGGCGTTCGCCGCCGCGGCCGTGCTGGCCCTCTCCGCCTGCGGCACCGGCGACAGCAAGACGGACTCCTCGTCGATCGCCGACGTCAAGGCCTCCCCGAAGACCCAGGCCGCGACCGTCCTCGACCGCCCGTTCACCAAGCCGAACCTGGTCCTCACCGACACGAACGGCAAGGAGTACGACTTCCGCGAGGCGACCAAGGGCAAGCCGACGCTCATCTACTTCGGCTACACCAACTGCCCCGACGTCTGCCCGCTGACCATGAGCAACATCTCCATCGCCAAGCGGGACCTGCCCAAGGCCGACCAGGACAAGCTCCAGGTCGTCTTCGTCACCACCGACCCCGAGCGCGACACCCCCGCCTCGCTCGGCAAGTGGCTCAAGGCCCAGGACCCCACCTTCACCGGCCTCACCGGCGACTTCCCCACCATCCAGGCGGGGGCGCGCCAGATCGGCATCGGCATCGAGCCGGCCACGAAGGACGAGAACGGCAACCCCGTCTCGATGCACGGGGCGCAGGTCGTCGCCTTCTCCCCGAAGACGGACGGCGGTTATGTGCTCTACGGCGAGGACACCACCGCCGAGGAGTACGCGAAGGACCTCCCCAAGCTGATCAAGGGGGAGAACCCGTGA
- a CDS encoding YcnI family protein — translation MSATNVSRIAIAAGVAASTVLLLAGPAAAHVSVQPQGEAAKGGYATLNFKVPNERDQASTVKVEVNFPADHPLSSVTPEAVPGWKIDITKGKLDKPLEVHGRKITEAVTKVTWTADGSKIAPGYFQQFPVSVGQLPEDADQLVFKAIQTYDNKEVVRWIEEPKGGEEPDSPAPVLKLSAATEDHHGGGAAAKGDDDHQSDDKAASAEGDKKETHAASSSSSDTTARTLGIIGILVGVAGVAFGVLAGRRRTA, via the coding sequence ATGAGCGCCACCAACGTCTCCCGTATCGCCATCGCCGCCGGCGTCGCCGCGTCCACCGTCCTGCTGCTCGCCGGCCCCGCCGCCGCGCACGTCAGCGTCCAGCCGCAGGGCGAGGCCGCCAAGGGCGGTTACGCCACCCTCAACTTCAAGGTCCCCAACGAGCGGGACCAGGCCTCCACGGTCAAGGTCGAGGTCAACTTCCCGGCCGACCACCCGCTCTCCTCCGTCACCCCCGAGGCCGTGCCGGGCTGGAAGATCGACATCACCAAGGGCAAGCTGGACAAGCCCCTGGAGGTGCACGGCCGGAAGATCACCGAGGCCGTCACCAAGGTGACCTGGACCGCCGACGGCTCCAAGATCGCGCCCGGCTACTTCCAGCAGTTCCCGGTCTCCGTCGGGCAGCTTCCCGAGGACGCCGACCAGCTGGTCTTCAAGGCCATCCAGACGTACGACAACAAGGAAGTCGTCCGCTGGATCGAGGAGCCCAAGGGCGGCGAGGAACCCGACAGCCCCGCCCCGGTCCTGAAGCTGTCCGCCGCGACCGAGGACCACCACGGCGGTGGCGCGGCCGCCAAGGGCGACGACGACCACCAGTCCGACGACAAGGCGGCCTCGGCGGAGGGCGACAAGAAGGAGACGCACGCCGCGTCGTCCTCCTCCAGCGACACCACGGCCCGCACGCTGGGCATCATCGGCATCCTCGTCGGCGTCGCGGGCGTCGCGTTCGGCGTGCTCGCCGGCCGCCGCCGTACGGCCTGA